Genomic window (Trichocoleus sp.):
CGAGGTACAACCGGGTCCGGGTGAAACACCCTCCGGCAGTCCCAGCGTTCCTGGCGTTTCTCCTGTTGATGATCCAGGCATGGCTCCCGGTCGGGCAGGACAATCTGACACCCGGGAATCCTACAATTCGCGAGATGTTGTGCGCTTTAACCGAGGAATGCGATCGGGTCCATTTCAGACTGTTCCCGGTCCCAGTGAAACCCCTTCTGGCAGCCCCAGCGTTCCCGGTGGTACAACGTTTGCAGACCCAGCCCGAGCAGGTGACTTCGAGGCAATGGATGAGTCTTCAACCCAGGCTCGTAGTGTTTGGGATGATTCTGTCTTTAACAGTTCTGTGTCGCAGCGAACCTCTTCTCCTGGTCTGACAAATTCTACGCCTTCCGGCATGCAAACAAACGGAATGCAAATGAACGGGATGAACGGAATGAACGGGATGCAAATGAACCCTTCAACCCGCACCCAGGCAGCTGCCCCAGCTTTCGATAGCCAGGTCATTACTCAAGCAGCTCAAAGCAACAATGCTGAGATTCAAACCTCTCAACTGGCATTGCAACGCGCGACCAGCAATGAAGTTAAGCAGTACGCTCAGCAGATGATTGACGAGCATACCGCCGCAAACCAACAGCTGGCTCAAATCGCAGCTCAATACGGTGTAACGCTGCCCACAACTCCGCCACCAACAGAGGCAGCCGTCGCTCAAAGACTTGCCCAACTATCAGGCGTAGCATTCGATCGCGCATACCTGGAAGCTCAGGTAAATGCCCATCAGAGAACAGCAACTCTGTTCCAAAGCGCGTTGCCTCAGCTCACCGAGCAGCCTGTGAGAAGCTATGTATCAGCACTGCTACCCAGAGTTGAGAATCACCTGGAGATGGCAAGCACGATGAGCAGCGCCTACAATGCCCGTGGCAACGGCACCGCACCCAACGCCCAATAAGCGAACCTGCTGATTAATATCCTGATCACGATGGGGTGGGCTTTTGTCCACCCTGTTTTATGTTGCTTAGCTACAATTACACCGCAATCACAACTTTGCCAAAATGTGCGCCGCTTTCTAAATAGCGCATCGCTGCTTTTGCTTCATCAAATGGAAAAACGCGATCGATCACAGGACGAAGCTGGTGGTAGGCGATCGCTTGATTCATTGCCTCAAAAATGTCGCGCGACCCAACGTAAATGCCCTGAACACGCACATGCTTCTGCAAGATGGAAACGATTGAAACCTCTCCTGCAAGACCTGACAGAACGCCAATTAGCTCAATCTTGCCGCCATAGCGCACTGCCCGCAGCGATTTTGTCAGCGTCGTTGAGCCTCCCACTTCTACGACATGATCCACGCCTCGATGCTCGGTCAATGCCCAAACTTTTTCTTCCCAATTCGGAATCTCCGTGTAGTTGATGCCAACATCAGCCCCTAGCTGGGTTGCCCGTTCTAACTTAGCATCGCTGCTGCTTGTCAAAATCACCTTTGCTCCTGCGGCTTTTGCAAACTGCAACGCAAACAAAGAAACGCCACCTGTTCCCAACAGCAGCACTGTTTCCCCAGCTTTGAGCTGCCCTTCAACCATTAGCGCATTCCACGCAGTAACGGCTGCACAAGGAAGTGTCGCGGCTTCTTCATAAGAAAGATGATCGGGAATGAGCACCAACCCCTGTTCATCCAATACAACGAACTCGGCCAAAACCCCATCGATCGATCCGCCCAAGGCTGAATGTGACTTATCGGGAGTTAGTTCGCCTGCAATATGGTTCTGCATGAAGATACCAGTCACTCGATCGCCCACCTGAAACCGCGTCACCCATTCACCCACTGCAACAACTTCGCCTGCACCATCTGATAACGGGATAACGGGCTTAAATTTTGGGGAGCCATACGTTCCTTTAGCAACCAGCAAATCTCGATAGTTGAGTGAGGCTGCACGAATTTTGACTAACACTTGTGTTGCATTCGGTTGTGGCTGGGGTCTTTCCACCCGTGTCAATGCATCTAATCCGGGCTGGTTGTGCAGTTCATACGCTTTCATATCATCTCCTAGGGGATGGTGAAATCGGTTGGTTTGAGCGAATTGGCAGCACCAAGTGATGGATCAAGACGATCCATTGCATTCAATGAGGTTCACATGAGGAAGTTGAGAATCTTGCCTGACCAGCAGAGTCTCGATCAGTCTCGATTAGTCTCAATCAACGTTTCTCGATCGCGCTGGTGCTGCCTAAAACACTATGCTTTGATTGTCAGCATTACTCTCATCTTTGCCAAGTACGCACAATTTTGTGGAGTAATATCAAATTTGTGGGGTAGTATCAAAAATTATCCTATTGGAGTGAACAAAAGGATGAAAGCAAAGGAATATAACTTCCGCTATGGCTGCTCAGTTGAAGCGACGCTTGATGTGATTGGCGGACGTTGGAAAGGGGTCATTCTCTTTCATCTGCTCGGCGGCACTAAACGTTTTAACGAACTGCAACGATTGGTGCAGGGCTGTACACAGCGAATGCTCACGCTCCAACTGCGGGAACTGGAACAGGACGGGGTGGTGCAGCGGATGGTCTATGCTCAAGTTCCTCCAAAGGTAGAATATTCGCTCACCGAATTTGGACAAAGCCTGGAGCCAATTTTGCTGCTGATGCGGGAATGGGGCGATCAGTACATTCAGCGATCGACTCAGCCAGAGCAGACTGAAGCCGCCATCGATGCTTGAAGAGACATCTAGAAAACTGAAGCCAGATAAACTCCTTGACGGAAATTCACCTGGCTCTCTTAGCTATTCTCTTGCCTATCTAGATACACCTGGATACCACTACAAAATCGATCGCTTTACAACTTCTCCAGCTCAGTCGGAATGCCTAAAATCGCGCAGGGGAAGTCTGGGTTTAACAGGTGTTGCATTAGCGAGTGATCGATCGAGCTACACCCCACTAGCAGCACATCTGCATTGACTGAATCCACCACTTGCCTCAGTTCGCTGGTCACTGCTCCAAACCGCAAATGGGCTTCCAGAGAGCCACGCCACTCGTCTGCCAGGCAACGTGCTTGCCAGAGAATGCGATCGGCAGTTTCTAGCGATGTCGCTAATGCAGTAACAGAGCGATTTTGTAGTTTTTGAGGCTGACAAGTTGCCGTCCGCTGTGTTCGGGACATCGTTTCAGGGAAGGCAGCACGACGGGCACCACTCAAACATTCAACTTGGGCAGTCCGGAGCGAATGCGATCGTAAGCTGTCGAGATCAGGCGCAGCAGCGCAGGTGAGGTCAAGCGAATTGCAGCTATCTAGCACATAGACCACATGCACCGTCACAGGATTTTGCGTCGCCAGCTTTGTTTGATGCGCCATCCAAAAAGCAAAATCGAGCGCAGTTTGGCTGTTGGGAGAGCCACTGTACCCAATGACTAAATCGGTTGCACCCGATGGTTTATTTGTCGGGGCTGCACCCGGGTAAAGTAGCATTTGTCGACCTAAATTTTCTTGCCCTAGCGCGTTTTGTAAGCGCATCAACATCGGTTTAATCTTCATTGCTTTTTATCGGTGGAGGAGTGAAAGAGAGGAGAGCAAATTAGCCAGCGTTATGGGACAACAAAACAAAAGGACAAGGCATCAGTCATCTTGGGTAAAGTGGTGATCGAGGAAGTCTAGCGCCTGGTTTCGTAATTCATAGTATTCAGCGGAATTCCGGATCTCTTGCGGGTTACGGGGATGCGGGAAGGGAACCTCCAAGATTTTCCCAATTTGAGCCTCAGGACCATTCGTCATTAATATGATGCGATCAGACATATAGAGAGCTTCATCTACATCATGGGTGATCATCATTACTGCCTGCCGATGGTTTTCCCAAATGTCCAAAACCTGCCGTTGCAATTTGCCGCGCGTCAGGGCATCCAAAGCCCCAAAGGGTTCATCCATCAGTAGCACCTTTGGACGAATAGCAAGGGCACGCGCAATGCCGACGCGTTGTTTCATTCCACCCGAAATCTCATCCGGGTACTTATCGGCTGCTGCGGTCAAGTTCACCATTGCCAGATGCTCATCCACCAGATTACGTTTCTCAACGGTAGAGAGACGATTGAGGACTTCATCTACGGCTAGCCTAACGTTTTCCCGCACGGTTAACCACGGTAAAAGGGAGTAATGTTGAAAGACCATCATCCGCTCTGCTCCGGGTTTCCGCACCTCTCGCCCCTCTAGCCAAACAGAGCCAGAAGTTGCCCGTTCCAGCCCTGCCACAATCTTGAGTAGCGTCGATTTGCCGCAGCCAGAATGCCCAACAATCGAGATATATTCGTCAGCACCGATCGTCAAGTTCACCCGATCGAGAATCACGGTTTTGCCGCCTTTGGGGTTGGGATAGGCTTTGACAATATCCTCCATCACTAAAAAACCTGAAGCAGAGGGGGAGGCTGGCATTGCATAGTTGAGTTGGGCGCTCTGGTTATTCATCGAACTCTCCAAGTGTGAGGAATGAAGGAGGGGATCGGCTTCTTCCTAAAGGAGGAGGGTAAGCTACATCCCGTTGTTAAGTTTGCGACAGGGGTTACGGAGAAGATAAGAGGTTAAGAAAGATAAAACGCGGTTGGACGATTCGCGCGAATTTCAAAGCTCTTGAGGTATCCATTTGGGTCGCTTGGGTCAAACTTTTTCTGATCAATGAATACTTCTGGTGGCTCGATCTTGTAGTCTTCTTGAGGACATGGAATTCCCATTTCAGCCGCAATTTC
Coding sequences:
- a CDS encoding DUF4142 domain-containing protein; its protein translation is MASMKKFVSLMGVAAFAALVGSPALAQTSPGSNGNTETPFEVQPGPGETPSGSPSVPGVSPVDDPGMAPGRAGQSDTRESYNSRDVVRFNRGMRSGPFQTVPGPSETPSGSPSVPGGTTFADPARAGDFEAMDESSTQARSVWDDSVFNSSVSQRTSSPGLTNSTPSGMQTNGMQMNGMNGMNGMQMNPSTRTQAAAPAFDSQVITQAAQSNNAEIQTSQLALQRATSNEVKQYAQQMIDEHTAANQQLAQIAAQYGVTLPTTPPPTEAAVAQRLAQLSGVAFDRAYLEAQVNAHQRTATLFQSALPQLTEQPVRSYVSALLPRVENHLEMASTMSSAYNARGNGTAPNAQ
- a CDS encoding NAD(P)-dependent alcohol dehydrogenase, which encodes MKAYELHNQPGLDALTRVERPQPQPNATQVLVKIRAASLNYRDLLVAKGTYGSPKFKPVIPLSDGAGEVVAVGEWVTRFQVGDRVTGIFMQNHIAGELTPDKSHSALGGSIDGVLAEFVVLDEQGLVLIPDHLSYEEAATLPCAAVTAWNALMVEGQLKAGETVLLLGTGGVSLFALQFAKAAGAKVILTSSSDAKLERATQLGADVGINYTEIPNWEEKVWALTEHRGVDHVVEVGGSTTLTKSLRAVRYGGKIELIGVLSGLAGEVSIVSILQKHVRVQGIYVGSRDIFEAMNQAIAYHQLRPVIDRVFPFDEAKAAMRYLESGAHFGKVVIAV
- a CDS encoding helix-turn-helix domain-containing protein, translated to MKAKEYNFRYGCSVEATLDVIGGRWKGVILFHLLGGTKRFNELQRLVQGCTQRMLTLQLRELEQDGVVQRMVYAQVPPKVEYSLTEFGQSLEPILLLMREWGDQYIQRSTQPEQTEAAIDA
- a CDS encoding universal stress protein; the encoded protein is MKIKPMLMRLQNALGQENLGRQMLLYPGAAPTNKPSGATDLVIGYSGSPNSQTALDFAFWMAHQTKLATQNPVTVHVVYVLDSCNSLDLTCAAAPDLDSLRSHSLRTAQVECLSGARRAAFPETMSRTQRTATCQPQKLQNRSVTALATSLETADRILWQARCLADEWRGSLEAHLRFGAVTSELRQVVDSVNADVLLVGCSSIDHSLMQHLLNPDFPCAILGIPTELEKL
- a CDS encoding nitrate ABC transporter ATP-binding protein (This model describes the ATP binding subunits of ATP-binding cassette (ABC) transporters for nitrate transport, or for bicarbonate transport, in bacteria and archaea.), translated to MNNQSAQLNYAMPASPSASGFLVMEDIVKAYPNPKGGKTVILDRVNLTIGADEYISIVGHSGCGKSTLLKIVAGLERATSGSVWLEGREVRKPGAERMMVFQHYSLLPWLTVRENVRLAVDEVLNRLSTVEKRNLVDEHLAMVNLTAAADKYPDEISGGMKQRVGIARALAIRPKVLLMDEPFGALDALTRGKLQRQVLDIWENHRQAVMMITHDVDEALYMSDRIILMTNGPEAQIGKILEVPFPHPRNPQEIRNSAEYYELRNQALDFLDHHFTQDD